One window of Phoenix dactylifera cultivar Barhee BC4 chromosome 5, palm_55x_up_171113_PBpolish2nd_filt_p, whole genome shotgun sequence genomic DNA carries:
- the LOC103707698 gene encoding uncharacterized protein LOC103707698 isoform X1, translating into MDLKMMMDAGSGAGPWTEERHSSFLNWMEDSFVRRMFAGTDLQASCSPADNCRHPPLDRYLPDSATESTRDFHGPRPRSVAGRPMRSPALVDEEEQPETRHSAVRRTRKRALPGYDASQDQVVPQHGSAEVDDSNSKRNQREEGWCLAVSPTSQSGGRKKERMA; encoded by the exons ATGGATCTCAAGATGATGATGGACGCCGGTTCCGGCGCCGGTCCCTGGACGGAGGAGCGCCACTCCTCCTTCCTCAACTGGATGGAGGACTCCTTCGTCCGCCGAATGTTCGCCGGCACCGACCTCCAAGCGTCTTGCTCCCCCGCCGATAACTGCCGCCACCCCCCGCTCGACCGCTACCTCCCCGACAGCGCCACCGAGTCCACCCGCGACTTCCACGGCCCACGGCCGAGATCCGTCGCCGGCCGGCCCATGCGATCGCCGGCGCTGGTGGATGAGGAGGAGCAGCCAG AAACTCGGCACTCGGCGGTCAGGAGGACGAGGAAGCGAGCTCTTCCGGGATACGATGCATCGCAGGATCAG GTGGTCCCACAGCATGGAAGCGCAGAGGTAGATGATAGTAATTCTAAGAGGAACCaaagagaagaaggatggtGTCTAGCAGTCTCTCCAACCAGCCAAAGTgggggaagaaaaaaagagaggatggcGTGA
- the LOC103707698 gene encoding uncharacterized protein LOC103707698 isoform X2 — protein MDLKMMMDAGSGAGPWTEERHSSFLNWMEDSFVRRMFAGTDLQASCSPADNCRHPPLDRYLPDSATESTRDFHGPRPRSVAGRPMRSPALVDEEEQPETRHSAVRRTRKRALPGYDASQDQHGSAEVDDSNSKRNQREEGWCLAVSPTSQSGGRKKERMA, from the exons ATGGATCTCAAGATGATGATGGACGCCGGTTCCGGCGCCGGTCCCTGGACGGAGGAGCGCCACTCCTCCTTCCTCAACTGGATGGAGGACTCCTTCGTCCGCCGAATGTTCGCCGGCACCGACCTCCAAGCGTCTTGCTCCCCCGCCGATAACTGCCGCCACCCCCCGCTCGACCGCTACCTCCCCGACAGCGCCACCGAGTCCACCCGCGACTTCCACGGCCCACGGCCGAGATCCGTCGCCGGCCGGCCCATGCGATCGCCGGCGCTGGTGGATGAGGAGGAGCAGCCAG AAACTCGGCACTCGGCGGTCAGGAGGACGAGGAAGCGAGCTCTTCCGGGATACGATGCATCGCAGGATCAG CATGGAAGCGCAGAGGTAGATGATAGTAATTCTAAGAGGAACCaaagagaagaaggatggtGTCTAGCAGTCTCTCCAACCAGCCAAAGTgggggaagaaaaaaagagaggatggcGTGA